Below is a window of Ralstonia pickettii DNA.
CATGCATCGTCACGCCGTTCATCGATGTGATCTCGGTGCGTGGGCAACACAGGCTCACGCGCCAATCTGGTTTCTTGATGCGGTGAAGCACGCCGAAGGCGATGAGCGAATCCAGTTCGTTGAACCCGTCGAAAGTGAGGATGGCGATGTGCATGGCGGGTGTGCTGTCGCGTTGGGATAGATCGCATGCTAGGGGCAGGGGGCAATACAATCAAAAAATTGTCCTTAGTACACTCAGAAATGACCCAAGCCCGCTACCAGCCGCTTGTTGACGAACTGGTCGCGCAGATCCGCGCCGGCCGTCTGCCGCCCGGCACCCGCCTGCCCACGCACCGGCAACTGGCGCAGCGCCACGGCGTTGCGCTGGTCACGGCTACGCGCGTGTATGCCGAGCTTGAGGCGATGGGCCTGGTGAGCGGCGAAGTGGGGCGCGGCACCTTCGTGCGCGAAAGCACGCTGCCGCGCGGCCTCGGTATTGATCAGCAGGCCGTGGCCGACGGCGTGGTGGATCTGAACTTCAACTACCCGTCGCTGCCCGGACAAGCCCGGTTGCTGAGCCGCGCATTGCGCAAGCTGGCCGCCGGAGGCGATCTGGATGCGCTGTTGCGCTACGCCCCCCATGGTGGCCGTGCGCATGAACGCGCTTGCGTGGCGCGTCACCTGGCACAGCGCGGCGTGCCCGTCGCGCCGGACAACGTGCTGCTGGTCGATGGCGCACAGCACGGTCTGGCCGTGACAGCCATGGCGCTCCTCAAGCCCGGCGATGTGGTGGCGGTGGACGCGCTGACGTATCCCGGTTTCAAGGTCGTCGCCGAGATGCTGCATTTGGAACTGGCGCCGTTGCCGGCCGCCGGGCAAGGGTTCGACCTGGAGGCGCTGGAACGGCTCTGCGCGCGCCGCCGTGTGCGCGCCGTCTACGTCATGCCGACACTGCACAACCCGCTTGGCTGGGTGAGCGGCATTGGGTGGCGCCGCCAACTGGCGACCATCGTGCGTCGCCACGGCCTGGTTGCCATGGAAGACGCGGCCTACGCCTTTCTGGACGACAGTCCGCCCGCGCCGCTGGCGGCGCTGGCGCCGGAATCGACCGTCTACGTTTCGGGCCTGTCGAAAAGCGTGGCCACCGGCTTGCGTTTCGGCTTCGTTGCCGCGCCGGCTGCGTGGGTGCCGCAACTGGAACGCGCCATCCGCGCCACGACGTGGAACACCCCGGCCGTCGTCACCCGTCTCGCCTGCGAATGGCTGGACGACGGCACGGTCGGCCGCCTGGAAGCCGAGAAGCGGCGCGATGCTGCAGCGCGCCAGGCGATTGCCCGTACGGCGCTGGCCGGGCTGACGCTGGTCACCCATCCGGCGTCGTACTTTGCCTGGCTGGCGCTGCCGCAGGAAGTGCGTGCCGATCGCGTGGTCGTGGCGCTGCAGGAGGACGGCATCTCCGTGTCGACCGCAGAGCCGTTTGCGACGTCCAAGCAGGTACCGCATGCGCTGCGGCTGGCGCTTGGTTCCGTCGCGCTCGACCGGCTCGATGCCGCGTTGCAGACCGTCAGGCAGCGCGTGGAAGCACAGAGGTATCGATAACGAAAACCGTGCCAAAGCGCGTGCGCTTGCCTACACTCTCGTCGCAACGAAATGGCCCAAATTTGTCCATAGGAGACCTCATGAAGAACTGGCTTGCAACGATGGCCGGATGGGCGCTCTGCGCATGCGCAGCGTTCGGTAGCGCCGCCCATGCGGCGGATGCCCCGGATGATGGCGCGACGCTGACCGTCAACATCGGTACGGACCACCGCACGTTGTCGCGCGACGCCTTACTGCACGATCCACGCCTGACCAGCGTGACGGTGGAAGACCAAAATCTGAAGCGCCGCCTCACCTTCAAGGCGATCCCGGTGACGGCGCTGTTCCAAGGGCAGACGGTCAGCCCCGACGCCAGCGCCACCACCGCCGCCAGCGACGGCTACGTTTCGCACCTGCCAATGCGCCTGTTGCTGGGCGATCGCGCCGACGGACCGCGCGCGTGGCTGGCCGTGGAAGACCCCGCCGCGCCGTGGCCGACGCTCAAGGGCCAGGACATCGGCCCGTTCCGGCTGATCTGGACGGCGCCGCCGGCCAAGGCGTCGGTCGTGAACGAAAGCCTGTGGACTTACAGCATCGTGCGCATCGACGTGGCCGCGCTGCCGGGCGAGCGCTTCGCGGCTATCCGGCCCGCAGCAGGGCTGCCCGCAGATGGGCCTGTCATGCGTGGCTTCGCCACGTTCCAGCGCGTCTGCTTTTCGTGCCATACGCTCAATCGGGCGGGCGATGCCAACCTGGGCCCCGATCTGAACGTGCCGTACAGCCCGGTGGAATACCTCGGCGATGAGAAACTGCGCCACCTTATCCGCGATCCGCAATCGCTGCGCTGGTGGCCCAACGCACGCATGGCCGGCATCGACGAGAAGACGCTGTCCGATACGGAGCTCAACGATCTGCTGGCGTACTTGCACCATATGACCAAGCGCAAGGCGGCAGCGCAATGACCGGCGCTATTCGGTAGCCCAGTCGACCAGCTTGGCGATGGTGTTCATGTTGCGGGCCGTCCCCGTCTTGGCGGCGGGGATCTTGAGTTTGGAATCGGCCATGCCGTCGCCGTAGTGCACGTAGATTTCGCGCGTGCCCAGTGCCATCTCTTCCGTCCGAAGGCCGGTGGCGGCGGCCAATGCATCGGGGGGCGGTGGGGTATCCAGAAAGATCGCGACTGTCCGATTGGGCGCCGCAGTCTTGAACGGATTGCCTTCCAGCACCGCTGCCAGCTCCGCGCCCGTGCGCACGAGCACGCCCACGGGTTTGCCGGCGTAGTCCTCCAGGCAGCGTTCGAGCTTCGCCTTGATGGTCGCTTCCGCGAGCCGGCTTTGAAAAACCACGTTGCCGCTCGCAATGTAGGTGCGTACCCCGGTCAGCCCGATCGATTCACACATCGCACGCAGCTCGGCCATGGGCAGTTTGCCAGTGCCGCCGACGTTGACTGCTCGCAGGAAGGCGATGTAGCTGGGCATGCGGTCTCCGGTTCTGATGTTTGTCTGGCTTATCAACGGCTTACAGGCGCGCTCGAACTAGCAACATTCTGTTACGAGATTGACGAATGTGTTTAACCCGCCCCGCTGCGCGACTTGTATTCTCCGCCCCGAAGTCATCGAGCCCGGATCGGCCCCCTCATTTGTCGAGTCGAGTGCCGCATCCTGCATTTGCGCATAAGGG
It encodes the following:
- a CDS encoding aminotransferase-like domain-containing protein, which encodes MTQARYQPLVDELVAQIRAGRLPPGTRLPTHRQLAQRHGVALVTATRVYAELEAMGLVSGEVGRGTFVRESTLPRGLGIDQQAVADGVVDLNFNYPSLPGQARLLSRALRKLAAGGDLDALLRYAPHGGRAHERACVARHLAQRGVPVAPDNVLLVDGAQHGLAVTAMALLKPGDVVAVDALTYPGFKVVAEMLHLELAPLPAAGQGFDLEALERLCARRRVRAVYVMPTLHNPLGWVSGIGWRRQLATIVRRHGLVAMEDAAYAFLDDSPPAPLAALAPESTVYVSGLSKSVATGLRFGFVAAPAAWVPQLERAIRATTWNTPAVVTRLACEWLDDGTVGRLEAEKRRDAAARQAIARTALAGLTLVTHPASYFAWLALPQEVRADRVVVALQEDGISVSTAEPFATSKQVPHALRLALGSVALDRLDAALQTVRQRVEAQRYR
- a CDS encoding c-type cytochrome is translated as MKNWLATMAGWALCACAAFGSAAHAADAPDDGATLTVNIGTDHRTLSRDALLHDPRLTSVTVEDQNLKRRLTFKAIPVTALFQGQTVSPDASATTAASDGYVSHLPMRLLLGDRADGPRAWLAVEDPAAPWPTLKGQDIGPFRLIWTAPPAKASVVNESLWTYSIVRIDVAALPGERFAAIRPAAGLPADGPVMRGFATFQRVCFSCHTLNRAGDANLGPDLNVPYSPVEYLGDEKLRHLIRDPQSLRWWPNARMAGIDEKTLSDTELNDLLAYLHHMTKRKAAAQ
- a CDS encoding DUF1697 domain-containing protein; translation: MPSYIAFLRAVNVGGTGKLPMAELRAMCESIGLTGVRTYIASGNVVFQSRLAEATIKAKLERCLEDYAGKPVGVLVRTGAELAAVLEGNPFKTAAPNRTVAIFLDTPPPPDALAAATGLRTEEMALGTREIYVHYGDGMADSKLKIPAAKTGTARNMNTIAKLVDWATE